The following coding sequences lie in one Kitasatospora azatica KCTC 9699 genomic window:
- a CDS encoding glycerate kinase, translating into MTHAQILLCLDKFRGSATAVEACRWLAEGIRQAAPDLRVREAPVADGGEGTVAAFLAAGYHAVPVRVSGPTGEPVTAQLAVRGDRAVVELAQASGLHLLPADRRAPLTASTRGTGELLAAAMDLDCREIVLAVGGSATTDGGAGLLQALGARILDARGAELPPGGAALAEAETVDLTGLDPRLRDTRLVLASDVDNPMLGPDGAAIVFGPQKGADAEQVALLEAALSRYARAMAKELGLDLSDRPGAGAAGGAGFAALVLGARREPGVEVLLAELGLDAALAGASLVVVGEGCLDAQSLRGKAPIGVADRARRAGVPVAAVAGRLEVPLAELAAHGIVAAHSLAERAGSPATAMAETRRLLQETGAELARRLP; encoded by the coding sequence ATGACGCACGCTCAGATCCTGCTCTGCCTGGACAAGTTCCGCGGCTCCGCCACGGCCGTGGAGGCCTGCCGCTGGCTGGCCGAGGGCATCCGGCAGGCCGCACCCGACCTGCGGGTCCGGGAGGCGCCGGTCGCCGACGGCGGCGAGGGGACGGTGGCGGCGTTCCTCGCGGCCGGGTACCACGCCGTGCCGGTCCGGGTGAGCGGCCCGACCGGTGAGCCGGTCACCGCACAACTGGCCGTGCGTGGCGACCGCGCCGTCGTCGAGCTGGCCCAGGCCTCCGGACTGCACCTGCTGCCGGCGGACCGGCGCGCACCGCTGACCGCGTCCACCCGTGGTACCGGCGAACTGCTGGCCGCCGCGATGGACCTGGACTGCCGGGAGATCGTCCTCGCGGTCGGCGGCAGCGCCACCACCGACGGCGGGGCCGGCCTGCTGCAGGCGCTCGGCGCCCGCATCCTGGACGCCCGGGGCGCCGAACTCCCGCCCGGCGGTGCGGCCCTGGCCGAAGCGGAGACCGTCGACCTGACCGGCCTCGACCCCCGACTCCGCGACACCCGGCTCGTCCTGGCCTCCGACGTCGACAACCCGATGCTCGGACCGGACGGCGCGGCCATCGTCTTCGGACCCCAGAAGGGGGCCGACGCCGAGCAGGTCGCGCTGCTGGAAGCAGCGCTCAGCCGGTACGCCCGGGCCATGGCGAAGGAGCTGGGCCTCGACCTGTCCGACCGACCGGGAGCCGGAGCCGCGGGCGGGGCCGGGTTCGCCGCCCTGGTCCTGGGCGCGCGCCGGGAACCGGGCGTCGAGGTCCTGCTGGCCGAACTCGGCCTGGACGCCGCGCTGGCCGGGGCGAGCCTCGTCGTCGTGGGCGAAGGCTGCCTGGACGCCCAGAGCCTGCGCGGCAAGGCGCCGATCGGTGTCGCCGACCGGGCTCGCCGCGCGGGGGTGCCGGTCGCCGCCGTCGCCGGGCGCCTGGAGGTCCCGCTGGCCGAGCTGGCCGCCCACGGCATCGTCGCCGCACACTCCCTCGCCGAACGGGCCGGGAGCCCCGCGACCGCGATGGCCGAGACCCGACGCCTGCTCCAGGAGACCGGCGCCGAGCTCGCCCGCCGGCTTCCCTGA
- the larA gene encoding nickel-dependent lactate racemase, translated as MKIRLAYGETGLDIDLDPAVTTVVEPLHHAGAADEMAVLRAALRHPVAGPPLRERVRPGQTVAISACDGTRPQPRHLMIPAVLAELEGIVRDEDVVILVATGTHRGNDPQELRRMFGDEVVDRIRIVNHDARDAAQLTWLGRFGDDVPVWLNSQWVDADVKITTGFVEPHFFAGFSGGPKLVAPGLAGLDTVLVLHDAKRIGDSRATWGVIHGNPVHDDVRAIAAGTGVTFSLDVVLNREQRIVEAFGGDLLPMHAAATAAARRIAMRPVERRFEVVITTNAGHPLDQNLYQSVKGMSAAHTVVRPGGLIICAAECRDGFPDHGSYREVLASAPSPQALLADISARPRTVPDQWQVQVQARIQSSCRVVMHTSHLSDADLATAHLEQTADISATVAEALAAAGPQARVCVLPEGPMTIPYLRQDQDTLI; from the coding sequence ATGAAGATCCGCCTCGCCTACGGTGAGACCGGGCTCGACATCGATCTCGATCCCGCCGTCACCACCGTGGTGGAACCGCTCCACCACGCCGGCGCCGCCGACGAAATGGCCGTGCTCCGGGCGGCGCTGCGCCACCCGGTCGCCGGGCCGCCGCTGCGCGAGCGGGTCCGGCCGGGGCAGACCGTGGCCATCTCGGCCTGCGACGGCACCCGGCCGCAGCCGCGCCACCTGATGATCCCGGCCGTCCTCGCCGAGCTGGAGGGGATCGTCCGGGACGAGGACGTGGTGATCCTGGTCGCCACCGGCACCCACCGCGGGAACGACCCGCAGGAGCTGCGCCGGATGTTCGGCGACGAGGTGGTCGACCGGATCCGGATCGTCAACCACGACGCCCGCGACGCCGCACAGCTCACCTGGCTGGGCCGCTTCGGCGACGACGTGCCGGTCTGGCTCAACAGCCAGTGGGTCGACGCCGACGTCAAGATCACCACCGGATTCGTCGAGCCGCACTTCTTCGCCGGCTTCTCCGGCGGCCCCAAGCTGGTGGCTCCGGGCCTGGCGGGGCTGGACACCGTGCTCGTCCTGCACGACGCCAAGCGGATCGGCGACTCGCGGGCGACCTGGGGCGTCATCCACGGCAACCCCGTCCACGACGACGTCCGCGCCATCGCCGCGGGCACCGGCGTCACCTTCTCCCTGGACGTGGTGCTCAACCGCGAGCAGCGCATCGTCGAGGCCTTCGGCGGCGATCTGCTGCCCATGCACGCGGCCGCCACAGCGGCTGCCCGGCGGATCGCCATGCGCCCGGTCGAGCGCCGCTTCGAGGTGGTGATCACCACCAACGCCGGCCACCCGCTGGACCAGAACCTCTACCAGTCGGTCAAGGGCATGTCGGCCGCCCACACGGTGGTCCGGCCCGGCGGGCTGATCATCTGCGCGGCCGAGTGCCGCGACGGGTTCCCCGACCACGGCTCGTACCGCGAGGTGCTCGCCTCGGCGCCCTCCCCCCAGGCCCTGCTGGCCGACATCAGCGCGCGGCCGCGCACCGTGCCCGACCAGTGGCAGGTGCAGGTCCAGGCCCGGATCCAGTCCTCCTGCCGAGTGGTGATGCACACCTCCCACCTCAGCGACGCCGACCTGGCCACCGCGCACCTCGAGCAGACCGCCGACATCTCGGCCACCGTGGCCGAGGCGCTCGCCGCCGCCGGTCCGCAGGCCCGGGTCTGCGTCCTGCCGGAAGGGCCCATGACCATCCCGTACCTGCGGCAGGACCAGGACACCCTGATATGA
- a CDS encoding FadR/GntR family transcriptional regulator, producing MSLTDRAITRIRQLIRDGELVPGSKLPPEHQLAASLGLSRNLMREAVKALVVARVLEIRRGDGTYVTSLEPALLLEGLGGAVELLQGDTVLELMEARRLFEPVATALAATRITDEELAEVSGHLSAMREARDDVELLNQHDAAFHRAVIRATHNETLATLLEHISGRTLRARVWRGLVDADTADRTITEHEAIHQALVARDAALAQAAALMHVNTTERWLREHLPERGHRSPAGPSEPAEPAPSTEE from the coding sequence GTGTCACTGACCGACCGGGCCATCACCCGCATCCGCCAGCTGATCCGGGACGGTGAGCTGGTGCCTGGATCCAAGCTGCCCCCCGAACACCAGCTCGCCGCTTCGCTGGGGCTCTCCCGGAACCTGATGCGCGAGGCGGTCAAGGCGCTGGTCGTGGCGCGGGTGCTGGAGATCCGGCGCGGTGACGGCACCTACGTGACCAGCCTGGAGCCGGCCCTGCTGCTGGAGGGCCTCGGCGGCGCGGTGGAACTGCTGCAGGGCGACACCGTCCTCGAGCTGATGGAGGCGCGCCGACTCTTCGAGCCGGTGGCCACGGCTCTGGCCGCGACCCGGATCACCGATGAGGAGCTCGCCGAGGTCTCCGGCCACCTGTCGGCCATGCGGGAGGCGCGCGACGACGTCGAGCTGCTGAACCAGCACGACGCCGCCTTTCACCGGGCGGTGATCCGCGCCACCCACAACGAGACCTTGGCCACGCTGCTGGAGCACATCTCGGGGCGCACCCTGCGTGCCCGGGTCTGGCGCGGCCTGGTCGACGCCGACACGGCCGACCGGACGATCACCGAGCACGAGGCGATCCACCAGGCGCTGGTCGCCCGGGACGCCGCTCTCGCCCAGGCCGCCGCGCTGATGCACGTCAACACCACCGAGCGCTGGCTGCGCGAGCACCTGCCCGAGCGGGGGCACCGCAGTCCCGCCGGCCCGTCCGAACCCGCGGAGCCGGCTCCGTCGACCGAGGAGTGA
- a CDS encoding beta-galactosidase trimerization domain-containing protein → MPQHNPPHPSRFPRRTVHLDFHTGPQIPGVGEDFDPTAFAQTFRDAHVDSVTVFAKCHHGRLYYDTARPERHPGLAPDLDLLAEQIDALHSVGIRAPIYLSLQVDEYAAREHPEWIAVGEDLKLARWSASAFDPAWHTMDLSSPYADYFADQLDEVLRRFSPVDGIFIDMCWDQPSASRWAIDGMRREGLDPADADHRNRYATLVARRYMARYSAMVEKALPPDAVQGVWYNSRPKTGLSEERQYVRHVEIEGLPTGGWGYAFLPYVARFVRPLGLPTLSHTGRFHESWGDNAALKPRAALLYECAQMLSQGLTRGVGDVLHPRGAPSPAVYELIGSVYGHIAKCEPFVDGGRIVSEVAVIADPALGDNPGASNIGAVRALQQLRVQFDVVPPTSELSPYRVVVVPEAVTVDDALAEHLQRYREAGGAVLLIGPALLRGGTEPALPDLPVQELAPAPAGESFLACTGVAGVPEDFPVISYGSRLTARALPGAEVLARVVAPYFPRSWDRFCGHSYTPPADLTDEVAVAVGDSVAVITVPLLEAFHEHGLEAYRQLLGAALDRLLPAPLLRAGGPLHLETSVVRTATGTVVHLISFVPARETPTLDLVHDPFPLVDVPVSLRLDTAPRSVRLEPAGEELSWEHDGQYLHVRVTVLEGHAMLVVEHD, encoded by the coding sequence ATGCCGCAGCACAATCCGCCGCACCCGTCCCGCTTCCCCCGGCGCACCGTACACCTGGACTTCCACACCGGCCCGCAGATCCCCGGGGTCGGCGAGGACTTCGACCCGACCGCCTTCGCGCAGACCTTCCGCGACGCCCACGTGGACAGCGTGACCGTCTTCGCCAAGTGCCACCACGGCCGCCTCTACTACGACACCGCCCGGCCGGAGCGCCACCCCGGCCTGGCCCCGGACCTCGACCTGCTGGCCGAGCAGATCGACGCCCTGCACTCCGTGGGCATCCGCGCACCCATCTACCTGTCCCTGCAGGTCGACGAGTACGCCGCCCGGGAGCACCCCGAGTGGATCGCGGTCGGCGAGGACCTCAAGCTCGCCCGCTGGTCCGCCTCGGCCTTCGACCCGGCCTGGCACACGATGGACCTGTCCAGCCCCTACGCCGACTACTTCGCCGACCAGTTGGACGAGGTGCTGCGCCGCTTCTCCCCCGTCGACGGCATCTTCATCGACATGTGCTGGGACCAGCCGAGCGCGAGCCGCTGGGCGATCGACGGCATGCGCCGCGAGGGCCTGGACCCCGCCGACGCCGACCATCGGAACCGCTACGCCACCCTGGTGGCCCGGCGCTACATGGCCCGCTACTCCGCGATGGTGGAGAAGGCGCTGCCACCGGACGCCGTCCAGGGCGTCTGGTACAACAGCCGTCCCAAGACGGGGCTGTCCGAGGAGCGGCAGTACGTGCGCCACGTCGAGATCGAGGGGCTGCCCACCGGCGGCTGGGGCTACGCGTTCCTGCCCTACGTGGCCCGCTTCGTCCGCCCGCTGGGGCTGCCGACGCTCAGTCACACCGGGCGGTTCCACGAGAGCTGGGGGGACAACGCCGCGCTCAAGCCGCGCGCCGCGCTGCTCTACGAGTGCGCCCAGATGCTGAGCCAGGGTCTGACCCGAGGCGTGGGCGACGTGCTGCACCCGCGCGGTGCGCCGTCCCCGGCGGTGTACGAGCTCATCGGGTCCGTGTACGGGCACATCGCGAAGTGCGAGCCGTTCGTCGACGGCGGCCGGATCGTCAGCGAGGTCGCGGTGATCGCCGACCCGGCGCTCGGCGACAACCCCGGCGCGAGCAACATCGGCGCGGTGCGGGCACTGCAGCAGCTGCGGGTGCAGTTCGACGTGGTCCCGCCCACCTCGGAGCTGTCCCCGTACCGGGTCGTCGTGGTACCGGAGGCGGTCACGGTGGACGACGCCCTCGCCGAGCACCTGCAGCGCTACCGGGAGGCCGGCGGAGCCGTGCTGCTGATCGGACCGGCCCTGCTGCGGGGCGGCACCGAGCCGGCCCTGCCCGACCTCCCGGTCCAGGAGCTGGCCCCGGCGCCCGCGGGCGAGTCCTTCCTCGCCTGCACCGGCGTGGCCGGGGTCCCGGAGGACTTCCCCGTGATCAGCTACGGCTCCCGGCTGACCGCCCGGGCCCTCCCGGGCGCCGAGGTCCTGGCCCGGGTGGTGGCGCCGTACTTCCCGCGCAGCTGGGACCGGTTCTGCGGGCACTCCTACACCCCGCCCGCCGACCTGACCGACGAGGTGGCCGTCGCGGTCGGCGACTCGGTGGCCGTGATCACCGTGCCGCTGCTGGAGGCGTTCCACGAGCACGGCCTGGAGGCCTACCGTCAGCTGCTCGGCGCCGCACTGGACCGGCTGCTGCCGGCCCCGCTGCTGCGGGCCGGCGGGCCGCTGCACCTGGAGACCTCCGTGGTGCGCACCGCCACGGGCACCGTGGTGCACCTGATCAGCTTCGTCCCGGCCCGGGAGACCCCGACCCTGGACCTGGTGCACGACCCGTTCCCGCTGGTCGACGTCCCCGTCTCGCTGCGGCTCGACACCGCACCGCGTTCGGTCCGGCTGGAGCCTGCGGGCGAGGAGCTCTCCTGGGAGCACGACGGCCAGTACCTGCACGTGCGGGTGACCGTCCTGGAGGGGCACGCGATGCTCGTGGTCGAGCACGACTGA
- a CDS encoding amidohydrolase family protein — MRIDAHHHVWDLARRPQPWLDAPELAAIRRGFGLAELAPVAQAADIQRTVLVQVLPDLTETREFLALAAAEDLVAGVVGWLDLTAPDVADTLAELRQGPGGELLVGMRHLVQGEADPAWLARPDVRRGLGEVGAAGLCYDLLTLPHQLPAAIETVRALPEVPFVLDHLSKPPIAGGELEPWAALLRELAREPNVSCKLSGMVTEADPQGWTVADLRPYAEAALDAFGPERLMFGSDWPVCLLAASYEQVVDAVDELTEDLEPNERALIFGGTAARVYGLSAAGEKPA; from the coding sequence GTGAGAATTGACGCGCACCACCATGTCTGGGACCTGGCCAGACGCCCGCAGCCGTGGCTCGACGCGCCGGAGTTGGCGGCCATCCGGCGCGGCTTCGGACTGGCCGAGCTGGCACCCGTCGCCCAGGCGGCGGACATCCAGCGCACGGTGCTGGTGCAAGTGCTGCCCGACCTGACGGAGACCCGGGAGTTCCTCGCGCTGGCCGCCGCCGAAGACCTGGTCGCGGGTGTCGTCGGCTGGCTGGACCTCACCGCGCCGGACGTCGCCGACACCCTCGCCGAGCTGCGGCAGGGGCCGGGCGGCGAGTTGCTGGTCGGCATGCGGCACCTGGTGCAGGGCGAGGCCGACCCGGCCTGGCTGGCCCGCCCCGACGTGCGGCGCGGGCTGGGCGAGGTCGGCGCGGCCGGTCTCTGCTACGACCTGCTCACCCTGCCGCACCAACTCCCCGCCGCCATCGAGACCGTGCGGGCGCTGCCGGAGGTGCCGTTCGTGCTGGACCACCTCTCGAAGCCGCCGATCGCCGGCGGCGAGCTGGAGCCCTGGGCCGCTCTGCTGCGTGAGCTGGCCCGCGAGCCCAACGTCTCCTGCAAGCTCTCCGGCATGGTGACGGAAGCCGATCCGCAGGGTTGGACCGTGGCCGACCTGCGACCGTACGCCGAGGCCGCGCTGGACGCCTTCGGGCCCGAGCGCCTGATGTTCGGCTCCGACTGGCCGGTCTGCCTGCTGGCCGCCTCCTATGAACAAGTGGTGGATGCAGTGGATGAGTTGACCGAGGACCTGGAACCGAACGAGCGCGCGTTGATCTTCGGCGGCACGGCTGCCCGGGTCTACGGACTCTCCGCAGCGGGGGAGAAGCCGGCATGA
- a CDS encoding SDR family NAD(P)-dependent oxidoreductase — MGEPEFAGLTAVVTGGATGIGLATARLLADSGARVACLDLDPRDVPEPLVRAYVDIADEHSVRAGLAWAAELLGGIDILVNSAGIGVPGVEDLPDHEWHRALEINVLGVARTTRAALPYLRRSSAPAIVNACWTAATTGPAPVLSLASETVLSMTRATAADLVDDGVRVTCVNPDALVTPEEVAAAIAYLASPLSAATTGTELAVNGGTSGPQPRPGT; from the coding sequence ATGGGCGAGCCCGAGTTCGCCGGCCTGACTGCGGTCGTCACCGGAGGGGCCACCGGCATCGGGCTCGCCACCGCCCGACTGCTGGCCGACAGCGGCGCCCGGGTCGCCTGCCTGGACCTGGACCCGCGGGACGTCCCGGAACCGCTCGTCAGGGCCTACGTCGACATCGCCGACGAGCACTCCGTCCGCGCGGGCCTGGCCTGGGCCGCCGAGCTGCTGGGCGGCATCGACATCCTCGTCAACAGCGCCGGCATCGGCGTGCCGGGCGTCGAGGACCTCCCGGACCACGAGTGGCACCGAGCGCTGGAGATCAACGTCCTGGGAGTGGCCAGGACGACCCGGGCGGCACTGCCGTACCTGCGCCGCTCGAGCGCCCCGGCGATCGTCAACGCCTGCTGGACCGCAGCCACCACGGGTCCGGCCCCCGTCCTGTCCCTGGCCTCCGAGACCGTGCTGTCGATGACCCGCGCCACGGCCGCCGACCTGGTCGACGACGGCGTCCGGGTCACCTGCGTCAACCCCGACGCCCTGGTCACCCCCGAGGAAGTGGCCGCCGCCATCGCCTACCTGGCCAGCCCGCTCTCCGCTGCCACCACCGGTACCGAGCTCGCCGTCAACGGCGGGACGAGCGGACCTCAGCCCCGCCCCGGTACCTGA